One genomic window of Numida meleagris isolate 19003 breed g44 Domestic line chromosome 1, NumMel1.0, whole genome shotgun sequence includes the following:
- the LOC110392708 gene encoding uncharacterized protein LOC110392708 — MKFSQALLVFLLLSMSPFTGRRPGRSSNGDWDEDREEELVPPEEPLLADTERQTSNWPSWLGLPSCPSWIWQRVSRAAATEGLKQQPQDAEQKAPESPFWLGLSALPIRIRERDSKTVLPEEKQPADTERQTSNWPSCLSLPSCPRCIWHRLSRADGPEGPKRQPLRTEQAAFSLPYLLGLLCDYMEQGGYTGLLMGALIDVCALCLLRVAHSLWGKVQRPREQGTRQMASGPPGTDEQLDRLQAQLDLLQRCLTTLESHAELNRQQSGKKAQGARKRSCSPPRSSSSSAVDSVGGQQESRAR; from the exons ATGAAGTTCAGCCAGGCCCTCCTCGTCTTCCTGCTTCTGTCCATGTCTCCATTCACTGGAAGGCGCCCTGGCCGTTCCAGCAATGGTGACTGGGACGAGGACAGGGAGGAAGAGCTGGTCCCTCCTGAGGAGCCGCTGCTTGCTGACACCGAGCGCCAGACCTCCAACTGGCCCAGCTGGCTTGgcctcccctcctgccccagctggATCTGGCAAAGggtcagcagggctgctgcaacAGAGGGCctgaagcagcagccccaggacgCGGAGCAGAAGGCCCCTGAGTCGCCCTTCTGGCTTGGCCTTTCAGCGCTCCCCATCCGGATCCGCGAAAGGGACAGCAAGACGGTCCTCCCTGAGGAGAAGCAGCCTGCTGACACCGAGCGCCAGACCTCCAACTGGCCCAGCTGCCTTAgccttccctcctgccccaggtGCATCTGGCACAGGCTCAGCAGAGCTGACGGTCCAGAGGGCCCAAAGCGGCAGCCCCTGCGCACCGAGCAGGCGGCCTTCAGCTTGCCCTACCTCCTGGGCCTCCTCTGCGACTACATGGAGCAAGGGGGGTATACCGGGCTCCTTATGGGTGCCCTGATAGATGTCTGCGCTCTCTGCCTGCTGCGGGTTGCCCACAGCCTCTGGGGAAAAGTACAAAGACCTCGGGAACAG GGAACGCGACAAATGGCCTCAGGTCCCCCGGGAACAGACGAGCAGCTCGACCGGCTGCAGGCCCAGCTGGACTTATTGCAGAGGTGCCTGACGACCCTCGAATCCCACGCGGAGCTCAACCGCCAGCAGTCAGGGAAGAAGGCACAAGGAGCAAGGAAGAGGAGTTGCTCCCCACCCcgctccagctccagctccgcTGTGGATTCCGTGGGTGGACAACAGGAAAGCAGGGCAA GATGa